TCAGCCACTATCAGGAGCGCCTCAAGCCGCCGGAGCAGCCTGTCCGTTCTCCAGTCTTTTGCGAGTTCGACGGCTGCCCTTGTGAGGTTTCCGTTGTACTGTTCGAGCTTTTTTTCAAAGCGCTCAAAGAGGGTGAAGGCATCTGCCGTGGCGCCCGCAAATCCCGCAAGACACTTGTCCTGATAAATCCTTCTCACCTTCTTCGCCGTATGTTTTACTACCGTTGCCTGCATCGTCACCTGTCCGTCGCCGCCAATAGCAACCTTCCCTTTATGCCTGACACATAATACAGTTGTCGCTTCCATTTTACCTTCTTGGGTGGGATTTATCATATATCTCCATCAATTTGTCCATGGAGACATGGGTATACTTCTGCGTTGTTGAAAGCTTTGAGTGACCAAGAAGCTCCTGAATGCTTCTCAAGTCAGCCCCGCTGTCGAGCAGATGGGTGGCAAATGAATGACGTATGCCATGGAGAGAGAGATCCTTAAAAAGCTGCGCCTTTAGTTGGTGCTTCTTCATAATCTTCAACAAACCCCTGTACGACAACCTGCCGCCGCGTATATTTATAAAAAGTGCTTTACCGGGTACATCCTTGCCTATCTCCTTTTTACCTATCTCCTTTTTACCTACCTCCTGTTTACCTATGTCTTTTTTACCTATGTCCTTTTTACCTATGTCCTTTACGGTGTCCCTATACTCCTCCAGGGCGCTCTTCGCCTTTTCACCGAAGGGCACTATACGCTCTTTCCCGCCCTTAC
The genomic region above belongs to Syntrophorhabdaceae bacterium and contains:
- the hslV gene encoding ATP-dependent protease subunit HslV; translated protein: MEATTVLCVRHKGKVAIGGDGQVTMQATVVKHTAKKVRRIYQDKCLAGFAGATADAFTLFERFEKKLEQYNGNLTRAAVELAKDWRTDRLLRRLEALLIVADRDHTLILSGTGDVVEPDDGVAAIGSGGAYAQAAAKALIKYTDLAAPDIVKESMSIAAEICIYTNDRIVIEEL